A region of Anguilla anguilla isolate fAngAng1 chromosome 18, fAngAng1.pri, whole genome shotgun sequence DNA encodes the following proteins:
- the LOC118218300 gene encoding cone cGMP-specific 3',5'-cyclic phosphodiesterase subunit alpha'-like isoform X2: MADKGSVEKYLENNPQFAKEYFDKKVQADAIKAAFSLDVKEATSFKDVSQIQEAAFIFQIIKELQNETVMEKTMHKVLQRICQLVKAEKCSFFLCRSRNGIPELTTLLFDVTATSKFEQNLVRPDAEIVFPTDMGIVGWTAHSKKSYNVPDVKKDSHFSDFVDKQTGYTTKNMLSAPLMIGKEPMAVIMALNKSGESQFSKTDEEVFNNYLNFVTVVFQQHHTNYLYNVESRKSQMLLWSASKVFEELTDIERQFHKALYTVRIYLSCERYSVGLLDMSKGKEFFDEWPVKLGLEEPYKGAKTPDGREVHFYKIIDYLLEAKEEIKVIPNPPADHWALVSGLPSYVAENGFICNMMNAPADEYFAFQKEPVDETGWMIKNVLSLPIVNKKEEILGIATFFNRKDNKPFDEYDEQITETLTQFLGWSALNCDTYDRLNKMENRKDIAQEMLMCQTSCTNSERQSILNAEEKLGQKPEDCDDKELYKLLRTNIPECKDVDLLEFHFSDFPLSEHDLIKCGIRCFFELKVVEKFKVPAETLTKWMYTIRKGYRDITYHNWRHGFNVGQTMFALLMTGTLKKYYSDLEAFAMVAAGFCHDIDHRGTNNLYQTKSASPLAKLHGSSIMERHHLEYSKTLMEDEALNIFQNLQKRQFETVQHLFDVCIIATDLALYFKKRTLFQKIVDNTSQMTDEKEITNFVGNNATRKEIVMAMMMTACDLSAITKPWEVQSKVALMVASEFWEQGDLERNVLDQQPIPMMDRNHAAELPKMQCGFIDFVCAFVYKEFARFHKELMPMLSGLMNNRMHWKALADEHEAKVKALEDQKKKDEGGDGKQQQRGEGGKSKTCTIF; this comes from the exons atggctgacaagGGCAGCGTTGAGAAGTACCTTGAGAACAACCCCCAGTTCGCCAAGGAATACTTTGATAAAAAGGTGCAAGCTGACGCCATCAAGGCGGCTTTCTCCCTCGACGTTAAAGAAGCCACCTCATTCAAAGATGTCAGCCAGATCCAGGAAGCCGCcttcatatttcaaattatcAAAGAACTGCAGAACGAGACCGTCATGGAGAAGACGATGCACAAGGTCCTTCAGAGGATATGCCAGCTGGTCAAAGCGGAAAAGTGCAGCTTTTTCCTGTGCAGGTCCAGGAATGGAATCCCCGAGTTGACCACCCTCCTCTTCGATGTGACCGCCACCTCTAAATTCGAACAAAACCTGGTCAGACCAGACGCCGAGATTGTGTTCCCCACTGACATGGGCATAGTTGGATGGACGGCTCATTCAAAGAAGTCATACAATGTTCCAGATGTTAAAAAG gaTTCTCATTTCAGCGATTTTGTGGACAAGCAGACAGGATATACCACAAAGAACATGCTCTCTGCTCCACTGATGATAGGAAAGGAACCCATGGCTGTCATCATGGCATTAAACAAATCTGGAGAAAGTCAATTCTCAAAAACAGATGAGGAG GTCTTCAACAATTACCTTAACTTTGTGACAGTGGTTTTCCAGCAACATCACACCAATTACCTCTACAATGTGGAGTCCAGAAAGAGTCAG ATGTTGCTGTGGTCGGCCAGCAAAGTGTTTGAGGAGCTCACGGACATCGAGCGGCAGTTTCACAAGGCCCTGTACACAGTGAGAATCTACCTCAGCTGCGAGCGCTATTCCGTCGGCCTGCTGGACATGTCCAAGGGGAAG GAATTTTTTGATGAGTGGCCGGTTAAACTTGGACTTGAGGAGCCGTACAAGGGCGCAAAGACCCCAGACGGGAGG GAAGTTCATTTCTACAAGATCATTGATTATCTCCTAGAAGCAAAAGAAGAAATCAAAGTTATACC CAACCCGCCAGCCGACCACTGGGCCCTTGTCAGCGGACTTCCGAGCTATGTGGcagaaaatggcttt ATCTGTAACATGATGAATGCTCCAGCAGATGAGTACTTTGCCTTCCAG AAAGAGCCCGTGGATGAAACCGGCTGGATGATAAAGAACGTACTCTCACTTCCTATCGTGAACAAAAAGGAAGAAATTCTGGGCATCGCCACCTTTTTCAACAGAAAAGATAACAAGCCGTTTGATGAGTATGATGAACAAATCACTGAA ACCCTGACCCAGTTTTTAGGATGGTCTGCTCTGAACTGTGACACCTACGACAGACtgaacaaaatggaaaacaggAAGGACATTGCACAGGAAATGCTCATGTGCCAGACCTCCTGTACAAATTCTGAGCGTCAGTCTATCCTG AATGCTGAGGAGAAACTTGGCCAGAAGCCAGAGGACTGTGATGACAAAGAGCTGTATAAACTCTTG AGAACAAACATTCCAGAATGCAAAGATGTTGACCTGCTGGAGTTTCACTTCAGTGATTTTCCCCTGTCAGAGCACGACCTGATCAAATGTGGCATTCGCTGTTTCTTTGaattaaaggttgtggagaagttcAAAGTACCTGCGGAG ACGTTGACCAAATGGATGTACACAATTCGGAAAGGTTACCGTGACATCACCTACCACAACTGGAGACATGGTTTCAATGTGGGCCAGACCATGTTTGCACTCTTAATG ACGGGAACTCTGAAGAAATACTACTCTGACCTGGAAGCCTTTGCTATGGTGGCAGCCGGATTTTGCCATGACATTGACCATCGGGGGACCAACAATTTATACCAAACAAA GAGCGCCTCTCCTTTGGCCAAACTTCATGGAAGCTCTATCATGGAGAGGCACCATCTTGAGTACAGCAAGACACTAATGGAGGACGAG GCACTGAACATCTTCCAGAACCTGCAGAAACGCCAGTTTGAGACTGTGCAGCACTTGTTTGATGTGTGCATCATTGCCACAGACCTGGCCTTGTACTTCAA AAAAAGAACGTTGTTCCAGAAGATAGTTGATAATACCTCCCAAATGACTGACGAAAAAGAAATCACCAACTTTGTTGGTAACAACGCTACAAGGAAGGAAATTGTAAT gGCGATGATGATGACGGCCTGTGACCTGTCCGCCATCACAAAACCATGGGAGGTCCAGAGCAAG GTTGCTCTGATGGTTGCTTCTGAGTTTTGGGAGCAGGGAGATCTGGAAAGGAATGTTCTGGATCAGCAGCCTATT CCAATGATGGACAGGAACCATGCTGCTGAGCTTCCCAAGATGCAATGCGGCTTCATTGATttcgtgtgtgcatttgtatacaAG gagtttGCCAGGTTCCACAAAGAGCTCATGCCGATGTTGAGTGGGTTGATGAATAACCGGATGCACTGGAAGGCCCTGGCAGATGAGCATGAAGCCAAGGTGAAAGCCCTGGAAGATCAGAAGAAGAAAGATGAAGGTGGCGACGGTAAGCAACAACAAC GAGGCGAAGGGGGGAAGTCAAAGACCTGCACCATATTTTAG
- the LOC118218300 gene encoding cone cGMP-specific 3',5'-cyclic phosphodiesterase subunit alpha'-like isoform X3 has translation MADKGSVEKYLENNPQFAKEYFDKKVQADAIKAAFSLDVKEATSFKDVSQIQEAAFIFQIIKELQNETVMEKTMHKVLQRICQLVKAEKCSFFLCRSRNGIPELTTLLFDVTATSKFEQNLVRPDAEIVFPTDMGIVGWTAHSKKSYNVPDVKKDSHFSDFVDKQTGYTTKNMLSAPLMIGKEPMAVIMALNKSGESQFSKTDEEVFNNYLNFVTVVFQQHHTNYLYNVESRKSQMLLWSASKVFEELTDIERQFHKALYTVRIYLSCERYSVGLLDMSKGKEFFDEWPVKLGLEEPYKGAKTPDGREVHFYKIIDYLLEAKEEIKVIPNPPADHWALVSGLPSYVAENGFICNMMNAPADEYFAFQKEPVDETGWMIKNVLSLPIVNKKEEILGIATFFNRKDNKPFDEYDEQITETLTQFLGWSALNCDTYDRLNKMENRKDIAQEMLMCQTSCTNSERQSILNAEEKLGQKPEDCDDKELYKLLRTNIPECKDVDLLEFHFSDFPLSEHDLIKCGIRCFFELKVVEKFKVPAETLTKWMYTIRKGYRDITYHNWRHGFNVGQTMFALLMTGTLKKYYSDLEAFAMVAAGFCHDIDHRGTNNLYQTKSASPLAKLHGSSIMERHHLEYSKTLMEDEALNIFQNLQKRQFETVQHLFDVCIIATDLALYFKKRTLFQKIVDNTSQMTDEKEITNFVGNNATRKEIVMAMMMTACDLSAITKPWEVQSKVALMVASEFWEQGDLERNVLDQQPIPMMDRNHAAELPKMQCGFIDFVCAFVYKEFARFHKELMPMLSGLMNNRMHWKALADEHEAKVKALEDQKKKDEGGDVREAGGEGGKSKTCTIF, from the exons atggctgacaagGGCAGCGTTGAGAAGTACCTTGAGAACAACCCCCAGTTCGCCAAGGAATACTTTGATAAAAAGGTGCAAGCTGACGCCATCAAGGCGGCTTTCTCCCTCGACGTTAAAGAAGCCACCTCATTCAAAGATGTCAGCCAGATCCAGGAAGCCGCcttcatatttcaaattatcAAAGAACTGCAGAACGAGACCGTCATGGAGAAGACGATGCACAAGGTCCTTCAGAGGATATGCCAGCTGGTCAAAGCGGAAAAGTGCAGCTTTTTCCTGTGCAGGTCCAGGAATGGAATCCCCGAGTTGACCACCCTCCTCTTCGATGTGACCGCCACCTCTAAATTCGAACAAAACCTGGTCAGACCAGACGCCGAGATTGTGTTCCCCACTGACATGGGCATAGTTGGATGGACGGCTCATTCAAAGAAGTCATACAATGTTCCAGATGTTAAAAAG gaTTCTCATTTCAGCGATTTTGTGGACAAGCAGACAGGATATACCACAAAGAACATGCTCTCTGCTCCACTGATGATAGGAAAGGAACCCATGGCTGTCATCATGGCATTAAACAAATCTGGAGAAAGTCAATTCTCAAAAACAGATGAGGAG GTCTTCAACAATTACCTTAACTTTGTGACAGTGGTTTTCCAGCAACATCACACCAATTACCTCTACAATGTGGAGTCCAGAAAGAGTCAG ATGTTGCTGTGGTCGGCCAGCAAAGTGTTTGAGGAGCTCACGGACATCGAGCGGCAGTTTCACAAGGCCCTGTACACAGTGAGAATCTACCTCAGCTGCGAGCGCTATTCCGTCGGCCTGCTGGACATGTCCAAGGGGAAG GAATTTTTTGATGAGTGGCCGGTTAAACTTGGACTTGAGGAGCCGTACAAGGGCGCAAAGACCCCAGACGGGAGG GAAGTTCATTTCTACAAGATCATTGATTATCTCCTAGAAGCAAAAGAAGAAATCAAAGTTATACC CAACCCGCCAGCCGACCACTGGGCCCTTGTCAGCGGACTTCCGAGCTATGTGGcagaaaatggcttt ATCTGTAACATGATGAATGCTCCAGCAGATGAGTACTTTGCCTTCCAG AAAGAGCCCGTGGATGAAACCGGCTGGATGATAAAGAACGTACTCTCACTTCCTATCGTGAACAAAAAGGAAGAAATTCTGGGCATCGCCACCTTTTTCAACAGAAAAGATAACAAGCCGTTTGATGAGTATGATGAACAAATCACTGAA ACCCTGACCCAGTTTTTAGGATGGTCTGCTCTGAACTGTGACACCTACGACAGACtgaacaaaatggaaaacaggAAGGACATTGCACAGGAAATGCTCATGTGCCAGACCTCCTGTACAAATTCTGAGCGTCAGTCTATCCTG AATGCTGAGGAGAAACTTGGCCAGAAGCCAGAGGACTGTGATGACAAAGAGCTGTATAAACTCTTG AGAACAAACATTCCAGAATGCAAAGATGTTGACCTGCTGGAGTTTCACTTCAGTGATTTTCCCCTGTCAGAGCACGACCTGATCAAATGTGGCATTCGCTGTTTCTTTGaattaaaggttgtggagaagttcAAAGTACCTGCGGAG ACGTTGACCAAATGGATGTACACAATTCGGAAAGGTTACCGTGACATCACCTACCACAACTGGAGACATGGTTTCAATGTGGGCCAGACCATGTTTGCACTCTTAATG ACGGGAACTCTGAAGAAATACTACTCTGACCTGGAAGCCTTTGCTATGGTGGCAGCCGGATTTTGCCATGACATTGACCATCGGGGGACCAACAATTTATACCAAACAAA GAGCGCCTCTCCTTTGGCCAAACTTCATGGAAGCTCTATCATGGAGAGGCACCATCTTGAGTACAGCAAGACACTAATGGAGGACGAG GCACTGAACATCTTCCAGAACCTGCAGAAACGCCAGTTTGAGACTGTGCAGCACTTGTTTGATGTGTGCATCATTGCCACAGACCTGGCCTTGTACTTCAA AAAAAGAACGTTGTTCCAGAAGATAGTTGATAATACCTCCCAAATGACTGACGAAAAAGAAATCACCAACTTTGTTGGTAACAACGCTACAAGGAAGGAAATTGTAAT gGCGATGATGATGACGGCCTGTGACCTGTCCGCCATCACAAAACCATGGGAGGTCCAGAGCAAG GTTGCTCTGATGGTTGCTTCTGAGTTTTGGGAGCAGGGAGATCTGGAAAGGAATGTTCTGGATCAGCAGCCTATT CCAATGATGGACAGGAACCATGCTGCTGAGCTTCCCAAGATGCAATGCGGCTTCATTGATttcgtgtgtgcatttgtatacaAG gagtttGCCAGGTTCCACAAAGAGCTCATGCCGATGTTGAGTGGGTTGATGAATAACCGGATGCACTGGAAGGCCCTGGCAGATGAGCATGAAGCCAAGGTGAAAGCCCTGGAAGATCAGAAGAAGAAAGATGAAGGTGGCGACG TGCGTGAAGCGG GAGGCGAAGGGGGGAAGTCAAAGACCTGCACCATATTTTAG
- the LOC118218300 gene encoding cone cGMP-specific 3',5'-cyclic phosphodiesterase subunit alpha'-like isoform X1 has protein sequence MADKGSVEKYLENNPQFAKEYFDKKVQADAIKAAFSLDVKEATSFKDVSQIQEAAFIFQIIKELQNETVMEKTMHKVLQRICQLVKAEKCSFFLCRSRNGIPELTTLLFDVTATSKFEQNLVRPDAEIVFPTDMGIVGWTAHSKKSYNVPDVKKDSHFSDFVDKQTGYTTKNMLSAPLMIGKEPMAVIMALNKSGESQFSKTDEEVFNNYLNFVTVVFQQHHTNYLYNVESRKSQMLLWSASKVFEELTDIERQFHKALYTVRIYLSCERYSVGLLDMSKGKEFFDEWPVKLGLEEPYKGAKTPDGREVHFYKIIDYLLEAKEEIKVIPNPPADHWALVSGLPSYVAENGFICNMMNAPADEYFAFQKEPVDETGWMIKNVLSLPIVNKKEEILGIATFFNRKDNKPFDEYDEQITETLTQFLGWSALNCDTYDRLNKMENRKDIAQEMLMCQTSCTNSERQSILNAEEKLGQKPEDCDDKELYKLLRTNIPECKDVDLLEFHFSDFPLSEHDLIKCGIRCFFELKVVEKFKVPAETLTKWMYTIRKGYRDITYHNWRHGFNVGQTMFALLMTGTLKKYYSDLEAFAMVAAGFCHDIDHRGTNNLYQTKSASPLAKLHGSSIMERHHLEYSKTLMEDEALNIFQNLQKRQFETVQHLFDVCIIATDLALYFKKRTLFQKIVDNTSQMTDEKEITNFVGNNATRKEIVMAMMMTACDLSAITKPWEVQSKVALMVASEFWEQGDLERNVLDQQPIPMMDRNHAAELPKMQCGFIDFVCAFVYKEFARFHKELMPMLSGLMNNRMHWKALADEHEAKVKALEDQKKKDEGGDGGEGGKSKTCTIF, from the exons atggctgacaagGGCAGCGTTGAGAAGTACCTTGAGAACAACCCCCAGTTCGCCAAGGAATACTTTGATAAAAAGGTGCAAGCTGACGCCATCAAGGCGGCTTTCTCCCTCGACGTTAAAGAAGCCACCTCATTCAAAGATGTCAGCCAGATCCAGGAAGCCGCcttcatatttcaaattatcAAAGAACTGCAGAACGAGACCGTCATGGAGAAGACGATGCACAAGGTCCTTCAGAGGATATGCCAGCTGGTCAAAGCGGAAAAGTGCAGCTTTTTCCTGTGCAGGTCCAGGAATGGAATCCCCGAGTTGACCACCCTCCTCTTCGATGTGACCGCCACCTCTAAATTCGAACAAAACCTGGTCAGACCAGACGCCGAGATTGTGTTCCCCACTGACATGGGCATAGTTGGATGGACGGCTCATTCAAAGAAGTCATACAATGTTCCAGATGTTAAAAAG gaTTCTCATTTCAGCGATTTTGTGGACAAGCAGACAGGATATACCACAAAGAACATGCTCTCTGCTCCACTGATGATAGGAAAGGAACCCATGGCTGTCATCATGGCATTAAACAAATCTGGAGAAAGTCAATTCTCAAAAACAGATGAGGAG GTCTTCAACAATTACCTTAACTTTGTGACAGTGGTTTTCCAGCAACATCACACCAATTACCTCTACAATGTGGAGTCCAGAAAGAGTCAG ATGTTGCTGTGGTCGGCCAGCAAAGTGTTTGAGGAGCTCACGGACATCGAGCGGCAGTTTCACAAGGCCCTGTACACAGTGAGAATCTACCTCAGCTGCGAGCGCTATTCCGTCGGCCTGCTGGACATGTCCAAGGGGAAG GAATTTTTTGATGAGTGGCCGGTTAAACTTGGACTTGAGGAGCCGTACAAGGGCGCAAAGACCCCAGACGGGAGG GAAGTTCATTTCTACAAGATCATTGATTATCTCCTAGAAGCAAAAGAAGAAATCAAAGTTATACC CAACCCGCCAGCCGACCACTGGGCCCTTGTCAGCGGACTTCCGAGCTATGTGGcagaaaatggcttt ATCTGTAACATGATGAATGCTCCAGCAGATGAGTACTTTGCCTTCCAG AAAGAGCCCGTGGATGAAACCGGCTGGATGATAAAGAACGTACTCTCACTTCCTATCGTGAACAAAAAGGAAGAAATTCTGGGCATCGCCACCTTTTTCAACAGAAAAGATAACAAGCCGTTTGATGAGTATGATGAACAAATCACTGAA ACCCTGACCCAGTTTTTAGGATGGTCTGCTCTGAACTGTGACACCTACGACAGACtgaacaaaatggaaaacaggAAGGACATTGCACAGGAAATGCTCATGTGCCAGACCTCCTGTACAAATTCTGAGCGTCAGTCTATCCTG AATGCTGAGGAGAAACTTGGCCAGAAGCCAGAGGACTGTGATGACAAAGAGCTGTATAAACTCTTG AGAACAAACATTCCAGAATGCAAAGATGTTGACCTGCTGGAGTTTCACTTCAGTGATTTTCCCCTGTCAGAGCACGACCTGATCAAATGTGGCATTCGCTGTTTCTTTGaattaaaggttgtggagaagttcAAAGTACCTGCGGAG ACGTTGACCAAATGGATGTACACAATTCGGAAAGGTTACCGTGACATCACCTACCACAACTGGAGACATGGTTTCAATGTGGGCCAGACCATGTTTGCACTCTTAATG ACGGGAACTCTGAAGAAATACTACTCTGACCTGGAAGCCTTTGCTATGGTGGCAGCCGGATTTTGCCATGACATTGACCATCGGGGGACCAACAATTTATACCAAACAAA GAGCGCCTCTCCTTTGGCCAAACTTCATGGAAGCTCTATCATGGAGAGGCACCATCTTGAGTACAGCAAGACACTAATGGAGGACGAG GCACTGAACATCTTCCAGAACCTGCAGAAACGCCAGTTTGAGACTGTGCAGCACTTGTTTGATGTGTGCATCATTGCCACAGACCTGGCCTTGTACTTCAA AAAAAGAACGTTGTTCCAGAAGATAGTTGATAATACCTCCCAAATGACTGACGAAAAAGAAATCACCAACTTTGTTGGTAACAACGCTACAAGGAAGGAAATTGTAAT gGCGATGATGATGACGGCCTGTGACCTGTCCGCCATCACAAAACCATGGGAGGTCCAGAGCAAG GTTGCTCTGATGGTTGCTTCTGAGTTTTGGGAGCAGGGAGATCTGGAAAGGAATGTTCTGGATCAGCAGCCTATT CCAATGATGGACAGGAACCATGCTGCTGAGCTTCCCAAGATGCAATGCGGCTTCATTGATttcgtgtgtgcatttgtatacaAG gagtttGCCAGGTTCCACAAAGAGCTCATGCCGATGTTGAGTGGGTTGATGAATAACCGGATGCACTGGAAGGCCCTGGCAGATGAGCATGAAGCCAAGGTGAAAGCCCTGGAAGATCAGAAGAAGAAAGATGAAGGTGGCGACG GAGGCGAAGGGGGGAAGTCAAAGACCTGCACCATATTTTAG